In a single window of the Pseudogemmatithrix spongiicola genome:
- the pyrR gene encoding bifunctional pyr operon transcriptional regulator/uracil phosphoribosyltransferase PyrR, with protein sequence MPSAPVTLLNARAVARTISRMADEILERNDGTERLILVGIQRRGVQIAQRIAAVIQEREGADIPLGALDITLYRDDLQTVGPRPVVGQTHLPKAIDGQVVVIVDDVLFTGRTIRAALDELADFGRPSRIMLAVLVDRGGRELPIHADVVGQTVTVPPGGRVDVFVPELDGKDEVTMVGGGT encoded by the coding sequence ATGCCATCCGCCCCCGTCACGCTGTTGAATGCGCGCGCCGTCGCGCGGACGATCTCGCGTATGGCCGACGAGATCCTCGAGCGCAACGACGGCACCGAACGCCTCATCCTCGTCGGTATCCAGCGCCGCGGCGTGCAGATCGCCCAGCGCATCGCCGCCGTCATCCAGGAGCGCGAGGGCGCGGACATCCCGCTCGGCGCCCTCGACATCACGCTCTATCGCGACGACCTGCAGACCGTCGGTCCGCGGCCCGTCGTCGGCCAGACGCACCTCCCGAAGGCCATAGACGGCCAGGTCGTGGTCATCGTCGACGACGTGCTCTTCACGGGGCGCACGATCCGCGCCGCACTGGATGAGCTCGCCGATTTCGGCCGCCCCTCGCGCATCATGCTCGCGGTGCTGGTCGACCGCGGCGGCCGTGAGCTGCCCATCCACGCCGACGTCGTCGGCCAGACCGTCACGGTGCCGCCCGGCGGCCGCGTCGACGTCTTCGTCCCCGAGCTCGACGGCAAGGACGAGGTCACGATGGTCGGGGGAGGCACGTGA
- a CDS encoding aspartate carbamoyltransferase catalytic subunit: MSLLGKDLVGLAGLSREQITTILDVAEPLREVSERAIKKVPTLRGMTVVNLFFEASTRTRISFEFAEKRMSADTVNVAASGSSVSKGETLVDTARNLEAMRIDMVVIRHASSGAARFLAERIESNVINAGDGTHEHPTQGLLDLLTLRQRFGTLEGKRICICGDVLHSRVARSNIWGLKSLGADVAVCGPRSLLPNAIGEMGVQVFSRIEQAIEWADALNVLRLQLERMQAGYIPSLREYNRVFGVTRARLERAPRDILILHPGPMNRGVEIDSDVADGPHSVILDQVTNGVAVRMAVLYLLAGQKASLADVAKGGAA; encoded by the coding sequence GTGAGCCTCCTCGGCAAGGACCTGGTCGGGCTCGCCGGCCTCAGCCGCGAGCAGATCACCACCATCCTCGACGTCGCCGAACCTCTCCGCGAGGTCTCCGAGCGAGCCATCAAGAAGGTTCCGACCCTCCGCGGCATGACGGTCGTGAACCTCTTTTTTGAGGCCTCCACCCGCACGCGCATCTCGTTCGAGTTCGCCGAGAAGCGCATGAGTGCCGACACCGTGAACGTCGCCGCCTCGGGCTCGAGCGTGTCGAAGGGCGAGACCCTCGTCGACACCGCGCGCAACCTCGAGGCGATGCGGATCGACATGGTCGTCATCCGCCACGCGTCGTCGGGCGCCGCGCGCTTCCTCGCGGAGCGCATCGAGAGCAACGTCATCAACGCCGGCGACGGCACGCACGAGCATCCCACGCAGGGCTTGCTCGACCTGCTCACGCTGCGCCAGCGCTTCGGCACGCTCGAGGGCAAGCGCATCTGCATCTGCGGCGACGTGCTGCACTCGCGCGTCGCCCGCAGCAACATCTGGGGCCTCAAGTCCTTGGGCGCCGACGTGGCCGTCTGCGGCCCGCGCTCCTTGCTGCCCAACGCCATCGGCGAGATGGGCGTTCAGGTGTTCAGCCGCATCGAGCAGGCCATCGAGTGGGCCGACGCGCTCAACGTGCTGCGACTGCAGCTCGAGCGCATGCAGGCCGGCTACATCCCCTCGCTGCGCGAGTACAACCGCGTCTTCGGCGTCACCCGCGCACGGCTCGAGAGGGCGCCGCGCGACATCCTCATCCTCCACCCTGGGCCGATGAATCGCGGCGTCGAGATCGATTCCGACGTCGCCGATGGCCCGCACTCCGTGATCCTCGACCAAGTGACCAACGGCGTGGCTGTGCGCATGGCCGTGCTCTATCTCCTCGCCGGCCAGAAGGCCTCGCTCGCCGACGTCGCTAAGGGAGGTGCCGCGTGA
- a CDS encoding dihydroorotase produces the protein MSALLVKGGRIVDPSQNLDAVGDVLLVDGIVAQCGGTIAAPAGAQVYDATGLVVTPGLIDVHVHLREPGREDVETVATGAHAAVAGGFTAVCAMPNTKPVTDNQATVGFVKRQGEAAGFARVYPIGAISVGQQGETLAEFGEMVAAGAVAFSDDGKPVENTQLMRTAMEYALTFNVPIVEHCEVMSLAHGGSMNEGIVSARLGLKGIPAEAEEIDVARCILLAKRTGGHVHLCHLSTKGSVDLVRWGKAQGINVTSEVCSHHISLTEEAVEGYNTNAKMNPPLRTAADVEALQQGLKDGTIDLLVTDHAPHHYDEKEREFADAPNGIVGLETALGVNITYLVETGILTLNEMVNRMSCLAAKIWHLPGGTLAKGSLGDVTVFDPKKRWVVDPKQFKSKGRNTPYGGHTLTGQAICTIVGGKIVHQVS, from the coding sequence GTGAGCGCGCTCCTCGTGAAGGGCGGGCGGATCGTCGATCCCTCGCAGAACCTCGACGCCGTGGGCGACGTGCTGCTCGTGGACGGCATTGTCGCGCAGTGCGGCGGCACGATTGCCGCGCCAGCCGGCGCGCAGGTCTACGACGCCACCGGCCTCGTCGTCACGCCGGGGCTCATCGACGTGCACGTGCACCTGCGCGAGCCGGGCCGCGAAGACGTCGAGACCGTGGCGACCGGTGCGCATGCGGCCGTGGCCGGTGGCTTCACCGCCGTCTGCGCCATGCCCAACACCAAGCCGGTCACCGATAACCAGGCGACCGTGGGGTTCGTGAAGCGCCAGGGCGAAGCCGCCGGCTTCGCCCGTGTGTACCCGATCGGAGCCATCTCGGTCGGACAGCAGGGGGAGACGCTGGCCGAGTTCGGCGAGATGGTCGCCGCCGGTGCGGTGGCGTTCTCCGACGACGGCAAGCCCGTCGAGAACACGCAGCTCATGCGGACCGCCATGGAGTACGCCCTCACCTTCAACGTGCCGATCGTCGAGCACTGCGAAGTGATGTCGCTGGCGCATGGCGGCTCGATGAACGAAGGCATCGTCTCGGCGCGCCTAGGACTCAAGGGCATCCCGGCCGAAGCCGAGGAGATCGACGTCGCACGCTGCATCCTGCTCGCCAAGCGTACCGGTGGGCACGTGCACCTCTGTCACCTGAGCACCAAGGGCTCGGTGGATCTCGTGCGCTGGGGCAAGGCGCAGGGCATCAACGTCACGTCGGAGGTCTGCTCGCACCACATCTCCCTCACGGAAGAGGCGGTCGAGGGATACAACACCAACGCGAAGATGAATCCGCCGCTGCGCACCGCGGCGGACGTCGAGGCGCTGCAGCAGGGCTTGAAGGACGGCACCATCGACCTGCTGGTGACCGACCATGCGCCGCACCACTATGACGAGAAGGAGCGCGAGTTCGCCGACGCCCCGAATGGCATCGTCGGACTCGAGACGGCCCTCGGCGTGAACATCACGTATCTCGTCGAGACGGGCATCCTCACGCTGAACGAGATGGTGAACCGCATGAGCTGCCTGGCCGCGAAGATCTGGCACCTGCCGGGTGGCACGCTCGCCAAGGGCAGTCTCGGCGACGTCACCGTGTTCGATCCCAAGAAGCGCTGGGTCGTGGACCCGAAGCAGTTCAAGTCGAAGGGCCGCAACACGCCCTACGGCGGCCACACGCTCACCGGGCAGGCGATCTGTACCATCGTGGGCGGGAAGATCGTCCATCAGGTGTCGTGA
- the rpsT gene encoding 30S ribosomal protein S20, giving the protein MPRIASAKKNMRKAKAATARNRAQRSALRTALKTAKAAASSADEKLKATQLLDRAARKGLIHKNAAARQKSSLAKAK; this is encoded by the coding sequence GTGCCGAGAATCGCGTCCGCGAAGAAGAATATGCGCAAGGCCAAGGCGGCGACGGCGCGCAACCGTGCCCAGCGGTCTGCGCTCCGGACCGCGCTCAAGACGGCCAAGGCCGCCGCGTCGTCTGCCGACGAGAAGTTGAAGGCGACGCAGCTGCTCGACCGCGCCGCCCGCAAGGGGCTGATCCACAAGAACGCCGCTGCGCGTCAGAAGTCATCGCTGGCGAAGGCGAAGTAA